A section of the Spirosoma pollinicola genome encodes:
- a CDS encoding spore photoproduct lyase family protein, which yields MPDFNPSIILYTADALNDRGKAVLSQFPQAERLEVKQHNRLPELGMNHFKVKSDVLVLGKLKTQDIKWSGRSSDYIAPSLANGCYGACTYCYVDRHKNVNPITLFTNIDENLASIDAHVISLAWPKPKNQTDSDYWTYDIGCNSDISVDYDLTSGIQQVFEFYRDHPKAKATFATKFVNPGMLDFDPKRKIRVRFSLMPSHVSKLVDVRTDSIEKRLAAINDFYDAGYEVHVNFSPVIVYSGPDGDKKAWRNDYRELFRQLDAAVRPDVREQLKCEVIFLTHNQHQHQANLAINPKAEELLWVPELQESKVSQFGGWNIRYEHQLKRKMITVFEDMVRDEIPWCEIRYIF from the coding sequence ATGCCCGATTTCAATCCATCAATTATTCTGTATACTGCCGACGCGCTTAATGATAGGGGCAAAGCTGTTTTGTCTCAATTTCCACAGGCCGAACGACTGGAAGTAAAACAACATAATCGTCTGCCGGAGTTGGGAATGAACCATTTCAAGGTGAAATCCGACGTGCTTGTGTTGGGTAAGCTGAAAACGCAGGATATAAAATGGAGTGGTCGGAGTTCGGATTACATTGCGCCGAGTCTGGCGAATGGTTGCTATGGTGCCTGTACGTATTGTTACGTTGATCGCCATAAGAACGTGAATCCCATCACACTCTTTACCAACATCGACGAAAACCTCGCGAGTATTGACGCCCATGTCATTTCGCTGGCGTGGCCCAAACCTAAAAACCAGACAGATTCTGATTACTGGACCTATGATATCGGCTGTAACTCCGATATTTCTGTTGACTACGACCTCACGTCGGGCATTCAACAGGTATTCGAGTTTTACCGTGATCACCCCAAAGCAAAAGCTACATTCGCCACGAAGTTTGTTAATCCGGGTATGCTGGACTTCGACCCGAAGCGGAAGATACGTGTCCGGTTTAGCCTGATGCCCAGCCATGTAAGCAAACTGGTCGATGTGCGCACGGATAGCATAGAAAAGCGGCTGGCGGCCATCAATGACTTTTACGATGCAGGGTATGAAGTCCACGTCAATTTCTCGCCCGTTATTGTGTATAGCGGACCAGACGGCGACAAAAAGGCCTGGCGAAATGATTACCGCGAACTATTCCGGCAACTGGATGCCGCCGTCCGGCCCGATGTTCGGGAACAGCTTAAATGCGAGGTTATCTTTCTGACACACAATCAGCACCAGCATCAGGCCAACTTAGCTATCAACCCCAAGGCCGAGGAATTGCTGTGGGTACCTGAATTACAAGAGAGCAAGGTGAGTCAGTTTGGGGGGTGGAACATTCGATACGAGCACCAACTGAAGCGTAAAATGATTACCGTTTTTGAAGACATGGTTCGGGATGAAATTCCCTGGTGCGAGATTCGGTATATTTTCTAG
- a CDS encoding DoxX family protein: protein MNMLNRVEHWGDTHHPAWTDALRIMLGIILVLKGVSFISDTAYLTRLVGGLHFGLLPVILVHYVAFAHLMGGFLIAVGCLTRLMVLIQLPILVGALFFVNIRQGFSPLNSELWLSVIVLILLLLFLVIGSGRFSMDEYVKQHAR from the coding sequence ATGAATATGTTAAATCGCGTTGAACATTGGGGGGATACACATCACCCTGCCTGGACCGATGCCCTGCGTATTATGCTGGGCATTATTCTTGTTCTGAAAGGCGTTAGTTTTATTAGCGACACGGCTTACCTGACCCGATTGGTGGGTGGCTTGCATTTCGGACTTTTACCGGTTATCCTGGTTCACTATGTAGCGTTTGCCCATTTGATGGGTGGGTTTCTGATCGCCGTCGGCTGTTTGACCCGCCTGATGGTACTCATCCAGTTACCAATTCTAGTTGGTGCGCTTTTCTTCGTAAATATCCGTCAGGGGTTCTCCCCTTTGAATTCTGAATTGTGGTTGTCAGTCATCGTACTGATTCTGTTGCTCCTGTTTCTGGTGATCGGTTCCGGCCGTTTCTCAATGGATGAATATGTGAAACAACACGCTAGGTAG
- a CDS encoding DUF779 domain-containing protein, which yields MTTQTTSRVDVTPAAADIISKVRAEHGPLMFHQSGGCCDGSSPMCFEKGEFRIGQSDVLLGQIEGCDFWMSSDQFEYWQHTHLTIDVTPGRGASFSLEIPMGVRFLIRSRLFEPDEYEHMAPVHVGPLDED from the coding sequence ATGACGACACAAACCACTTCCCGCGTCGATGTAACACCGGCTGCGGCTGATATTATCAGTAAAGTTCGGGCAGAACACGGCCCGCTGATGTTTCATCAGAGCGGGGGCTGCTGTGACGGATCATCACCGATGTGTTTCGAGAAAGGCGAGTTCCGGATTGGTCAGTCCGATGTTTTACTTGGTCAGATTGAAGGGTGCGACTTCTGGATGTCGAGCGATCAGTTCGAGTACTGGCAGCACACCCACCTGACCATCGACGTAACCCCCGGACGTGGGGCCAGTTTCTCGCTCGAAATCCCGATGGGTGTTCGATTCCTTATTCGATCACGCCTGTTTGAACCCGACGAGTACGAACATATGGCCCCGGTTCATGTCGGGCCGCTGGACGAGGATTAA
- a CDS encoding EthD family reductase, giving the protein MIRLTVLYPKTNSSQFDLAYYLDKHIPLVKERLTPFGLTGVNLNEALAGGDALPPYAMITFLEFNNTDELDKGMGTHGGELLGDIPNFTDVQPLTQVVRVL; this is encoded by the coding sequence ATGATTCGCTTAACCGTTCTTTACCCGAAAACAAACAGTAGTCAGTTCGATCTGGCGTATTACCTGGACAAACACATTCCCTTGGTGAAAGAGCGGTTGACGCCCTTTGGCCTTACAGGCGTTAATTTGAATGAAGCACTGGCCGGAGGTGATGCGCTCCCTCCTTACGCCATGATCACCTTCTTAGAATTTAACAACACAGACGAGCTGGATAAAGGTATGGGCACCCACGGCGGTGAACTGCTTGGCGATATCCCTAACTTTACGGATGTACAACCCCTGACCCAGGTAGTTCGGGTACTCTAA
- a CDS encoding aldehyde dehydrogenase family protein, with amino-acid sequence METLELVETHANRPKFRSHYDNYIGGKWVPPVGGEYFDNTSPVDGSLIAKMPRSKAADVDLAVAAAQKAFETWGKTSATERSKVLLQIADVIEKNLEFLARVETVENGKALRETMAADMPLVVDHFRYFAGVIRAEEGSATELNADTLSLIIKEPVGVVGQIIPWNFPLLMATWKLAPALAAGCCVVIKPAEQTPTSLAIMFELLEGIVPAGVVNIIQGFGPEAGKPLAQHKGINKVAFTGETTTGRLIMQYASENLIPVTMELGGKSPNIFMKSIADHDDEFFDKCVEGAVMFALNQGEICTCPSRLLVHEDIYDKFMERVIARTKAIKLGHPLDADTMMGAQASNDQYEKILSYIDIGKQEGAEVLTGGGPADSVEGGYYIQPTIFKGNNKMRIFQEEIFGPVLSVTTFKDADEAVAIANDTLYGLGAGFWSRDAHELYTIPRQIQAGRVWVNCYHDYPAHAPFGGYKKSGFGRENHLMMLNHYRQVKNLLISYSKNKLGFF; translated from the coding sequence ATGGAAACCCTTGAACTCGTAGAGACCCACGCAAACCGGCCTAAGTTCCGGTCGCATTATGATAACTATATTGGTGGCAAATGGGTACCACCGGTTGGTGGCGAATATTTTGATAATACATCGCCGGTAGATGGCAGCCTGATTGCTAAAATGCCTCGCTCAAAAGCAGCCGATGTTGATCTGGCCGTTGCAGCAGCCCAAAAAGCATTTGAAACCTGGGGTAAAACATCGGCTACTGAACGCAGCAAAGTACTTCTTCAGATTGCCGACGTCATTGAAAAGAATCTGGAGTTTCTGGCGCGTGTCGAAACGGTTGAAAACGGCAAAGCTCTTCGCGAAACGATGGCGGCCGATATGCCCCTCGTCGTGGATCACTTCCGCTATTTTGCGGGCGTAATCCGGGCCGAAGAAGGTTCAGCCACCGAACTAAACGCTGATACCCTTTCTTTGATTATCAAAGAGCCTGTTGGCGTTGTTGGCCAGATCATTCCCTGGAACTTCCCGCTACTGATGGCTACCTGGAAACTGGCTCCTGCTCTGGCTGCCGGTTGCTGTGTCGTTATCAAGCCCGCAGAACAAACGCCAACGTCGCTGGCAATCATGTTCGAATTACTGGAAGGCATTGTACCTGCGGGTGTTGTGAACATCATTCAGGGCTTCGGGCCAGAGGCTGGTAAGCCACTAGCCCAACACAAGGGTATCAATAAAGTAGCCTTCACGGGCGAAACCACCACAGGCCGGTTGATCATGCAGTATGCATCGGAAAACCTGATTCCTGTTACGATGGAACTGGGCGGCAAATCGCCAAACATCTTCATGAAATCCATCGCCGATCACGACGATGAGTTTTTCGATAAATGCGTAGAAGGTGCCGTAATGTTTGCCCTCAACCAGGGTGAAATTTGCACATGCCCATCGCGTTTGCTGGTTCACGAAGACATTTACGACAAGTTTATGGAGCGTGTTATTGCCCGCACCAAAGCCATTAAGCTGGGTCACCCACTGGATGCCGACACCATGATGGGGGCGCAAGCCAGCAATGACCAGTACGAGAAAATCCTGTCGTACATCGACATTGGCAAGCAGGAAGGTGCCGAAGTGCTAACGGGTGGCGGTCCAGCCGACAGCGTAGAAGGTGGCTATTATATCCAGCCAACTATCTTCAAGGGCAACAACAAGATGCGGATTTTCCAGGAAGAAATCTTCGGACCTGTCCTGTCAGTTACGACCTTCAAAGACGCCGACGAAGCCGTTGCCATTGCCAATGATACGCTGTATGGCCTGGGTGCCGGTTTCTGGTCCCGCGATGCCCACGAGCTGTACACCATTCCCCGGCAAATTCAGGCTGGCCGTGTGTGGGTGAACTGCTACCATGATTACCCGGCGCACGCACCGTTTGGTGGTTACAAGAAGTCGGGCTTTGGTCGTGAGAACCACCTGATGATGTTGAATCATTACCGCCAGGTGAAAAACCTGCTTATTTCTTACAGCAAGAACAAGCTTGGTTTCTTTTGA
- a CDS encoding AraC family transcriptional regulator, which yields MKRDTVVSFDVSRHLKARKLEQEVENRTAYTIDTAELNIYETQHIAEKVELTFSSPVLASMIRGKKVMHLPGTPSFDFLPGESVIVPGDETMRIDFPEAQALNPTQCLALAIAPDKVRQVTDLLNDRAPLVDTQQGWQFGHHNFFLTNDVPIHQLIARLVYIFTENNRAKEVFANLVIQELVVRLMQTQARTLLLTPETAFANVNRLAHVAQYINKHLHRSLQIKELADEACMSEPNFYRTFKQTFGMTPVEYINQQRLALASQLLRTTSRSLEDISMECGFNNLTYFMKLFRREIGSSPTQYRKQILPS from the coding sequence ATGAAACGCGACACGGTTGTTTCTTTCGATGTTTCCCGGCATCTCAAAGCCCGAAAGCTCGAACAGGAGGTCGAAAACAGAACAGCCTATACCATCGACACGGCAGAGCTGAACATTTACGAAACCCAGCACATTGCCGAGAAAGTAGAATTGACGTTTTCCAGCCCGGTACTGGCCAGCATGATTCGGGGTAAAAAGGTAATGCATTTGCCCGGTACCCCCTCGTTCGATTTTTTGCCGGGTGAGTCGGTCATTGTGCCCGGTGATGAAACGATGCGTATCGACTTTCCCGAAGCACAAGCTCTAAATCCAACGCAATGTCTGGCGTTGGCTATTGCCCCCGATAAGGTTCGACAGGTAACGGATTTGCTCAATGATCGTGCTCCGTTGGTCGATACGCAGCAAGGTTGGCAGTTTGGGCACCATAATTTCTTCCTGACAAACGATGTCCCCATACACCAGCTCATTGCCCGGCTGGTATATATTTTTACCGAAAATAACCGGGCTAAAGAAGTCTTTGCCAATCTGGTGATTCAGGAACTTGTCGTTCGGCTGATGCAAACGCAGGCCCGCACACTACTCCTCACGCCCGAAACGGCCTTTGCCAACGTTAATCGTTTGGCTCACGTTGCCCAGTATATCAATAAACACTTACACCGGAGTTTGCAGATTAAAGAACTTGCCGATGAAGCCTGTATGAGCGAACCGAACTTTTATCGAACGTTCAAACAAACGTTTGGCATGACGCCTGTCGAATATATTAACCAGCAGCGGTTGGCGCTGGCTTCTCAATTGTTGCGTACCACAAGCCGCAGTTTAGAAGATATCAGCATGGAATGCGGCTTTAACAACCTGACCTATTTTATGAAGTTATTCCGGCGCGAGATCGGCTCGTCGCCCACCCAGTACCGAAAGCAGATACTCCCTTCCTGA
- a CDS encoding DUF2461 domain-containing protein, giving the protein MTTKTSLKAAFTAPTLEFMRELVQNNNREWFHANRPRYDAAKTELIGVVERVLTGMSAFEPLANTAVKDCIFRINRDIRFSKDKAPYKSNLAFAIGPGGRQSGRIDYYVHIQPGNQSFLGAGMWQPTPANLAKFRQEIDYNVQELKDIIEADEFKAYFPEASGESMKTTPKGYPADHPEIELLRRKELFFLHRYTDKEVLKPNFADEIVRGSRIIKPYCDLLNYLFFDEKEEMVTL; this is encoded by the coding sequence ATGACAACAAAAACTTCATTGAAAGCTGCCTTCACAGCCCCTACGCTTGAGTTCATGCGCGAACTCGTTCAGAATAATAATCGTGAGTGGTTCCACGCCAATCGCCCCCGGTATGATGCGGCCAAAACCGAACTTATTGGGGTAGTGGAAAGGGTTCTTACCGGCATGAGTGCATTCGAACCGCTGGCAAATACAGCTGTAAAAGACTGCATCTTCCGCATCAACCGCGACATTCGTTTCTCAAAAGACAAAGCTCCCTATAAGTCCAATCTGGCATTCGCCATCGGACCCGGCGGCCGGCAATCGGGTCGGATTGATTATTACGTGCACATTCAGCCCGGCAATCAATCGTTTCTGGGAGCAGGTATGTGGCAGCCAACGCCTGCCAACCTTGCCAAGTTTCGGCAGGAGATCGACTATAATGTTCAGGAATTGAAGGATATCATCGAAGCCGATGAATTTAAAGCTTATTTCCCTGAAGCATCGGGGGAGTCAATGAAAACCACGCCCAAAGGTTACCCCGCCGATCACCCCGAAATTGAACTTCTGCGTCGGAAAGAATTATTCTTCCTGCACCGCTATACTGACAAGGAAGTACTCAAGCCCAACTTCGCCGATGAAATCGTACGGGGCTCCCGCATCATCAAACCCTACTGCGACTTATTAAACTACCTGTTTTTTGACGAGAAGGAAGAGATGGTGACGTTATAG
- a CDS encoding glycoside hydrolase family 43 protein, translating to MDSIRLSDPFILADKSTSMYYMPGTGGMLWKSKDLRNWTGPFIVARTDPDSWMGKSPMIWAAELHAYKDKYYYFATFTNREVKIDTVGENVIERRASHILVSDKAEGPYMPMKDPVYLPADKPTLDGTFWVDKDGKPYMVYCYEWLQNLNGTMEKIELKPDLSGSIGEGKLLFRASDSPWSREKSTGGPNKVTDGPFLFRTGTGRLGMIWTSWIDDVYTQGIVYSKGGTLDGPWEHEKEPITPPNFGHGMLFQTLTGKWLMSVHSHRNSNGRYIRNPHLFEVDFSGDKLIVGKPYLP from the coding sequence TTGGACTCTATTCGACTGAGTGACCCGTTTATTCTCGCGGATAAATCTACGTCGATGTACTACATGCCGGGAACGGGGGGCATGTTATGGAAGAGCAAAGACCTGAGAAACTGGACTGGCCCGTTCATCGTAGCCAGAACTGACCCTGACTCCTGGATGGGCAAGAGTCCGATGATCTGGGCCGCAGAACTGCACGCGTATAAAGATAAGTACTACTATTTTGCTACGTTCACCAATCGGGAGGTGAAAATTGATACGGTTGGCGAGAATGTCATCGAACGACGGGCTAGTCATATTCTAGTCAGCGACAAAGCGGAGGGGCCTTACATGCCCATGAAAGACCCGGTTTATCTGCCTGCCGACAAACCTACGTTAGATGGTACTTTTTGGGTTGACAAAGACGGGAAACCGTATATGGTGTACTGTTATGAATGGCTGCAAAACCTGAACGGAACCATGGAGAAAATTGAGCTTAAGCCCGATTTGAGTGGTTCGATAGGTGAGGGGAAATTGCTTTTTCGAGCTAGCGATAGTCCCTGGAGTCGTGAGAAATCGACAGGTGGCCCGAATAAAGTAACGGATGGCCCCTTTTTATTCCGTACGGGAACCGGCAGGCTCGGCATGATCTGGACCAGTTGGATTGATGATGTGTATACACAAGGGATTGTTTATTCGAAAGGCGGTACGCTGGATGGCCCCTGGGAGCACGAGAAAGAGCCGATTACACCACCTAATTTCGGTCATGGAATGCTTTTTCAAACACTAACCGGTAAATGGCTGATGTCTGTACACAGTCATCGAAACAGCAACGGTCGTTATATCCGGAACCCCCATTTGTTCGAGGTCGACTTTTCGGGCGATAAGCTGATCGTCGGTAAGCCATATCTTCCGTAG
- the aac(6') gene encoding aminoglycoside 6'-N-acetyltransferase yields MDIESLSTHTINAVVELVLELWPECLLDEELENYARILDSTNDACYLASVGGEYVAFILISIRHDYVEGSADLPVAYIEGIYVKPDYRKQYIAKELVLVAEDWATQKGVKQIASDTEITNLASIDFHKKSGFHEVVRIVCFIKDLS; encoded by the coding sequence ATGGATATTGAATCACTGTCAACGCATACTATCAATGCTGTCGTTGAGCTTGTTCTGGAACTATGGCCAGAATGTCTCCTTGATGAAGAGTTAGAAAATTATGCCCGTATTCTCGATTCAACAAACGACGCTTGCTATCTGGCAAGTGTTGGGGGAGAGTATGTTGCCTTTATACTTATAAGTATTCGGCATGATTATGTTGAGGGTTCTGCTGATTTACCAGTTGCCTATATTGAAGGCATCTATGTAAAACCCGATTATCGGAAACAGTATATCGCAAAAGAGCTGGTCTTGGTAGCAGAAGATTGGGCTACACAAAAAGGAGTAAAGCAGATTGCCTCTGACACGGAGATAACAAATTTAGCCAGTATAGATTTTCATAAAAAGTCAGGATTCCACGAAGTCGTGCGGATCGTCTGTTTTATCAAAGACCTGTCATAA
- a CDS encoding glutamate synthase subunit beta: MGKPTGFLEFTRELPKKRDPQERIHDYKEIEVQFSEQDSQRQAARCMDCGTPFCHSGCPLGNIIPEFNDAVYEQNWAYAYEILATTNNFPEFTGRICPAPCEASCVLGINKPPVAIEFIEKSIAEVAFERGYVSPKPPKERTGKQVAVVGSGPAGLAAATQMNKAGHSVTLFERADQLGGLLRYGIPDFKLEKWTIDRRLAVMEAEGITFKTNVNVGVDIKANDLLEQFDVVMLTGGSTVPRDLPIPGRNLKGIYPAMEFLSQQNKRNANLPIEVDHQGAKYGDGELLATHKNVVVIGGGDTGSDCVGTSNRHGAASVTQIELMPMPPKDRAENTPWPNWPMMLRTSTSHEEGCDRHWSINTKEFIGDENGNLKALRIVDLTWKNENGRMQMVELPGSERDVPCELALLAAGFLHPQHNGLLDDLGVEYDERGNVKAVNYQMTTNPKVFAAGDMRRGQSLVVWAISEGREAARAADCYLMGETTLEAKAVSMIAVD; this comes from the coding sequence ATGGGAAAACCTACCGGATTTTTAGAATTTACGCGCGAACTACCCAAAAAGCGCGATCCGCAGGAGCGGATTCATGACTACAAGGAAATTGAAGTCCAGTTTTCTGAACAGGACTCGCAACGGCAGGCTGCCCGCTGTATGGATTGCGGCACGCCGTTCTGCCATAGCGGCTGTCCATTAGGCAACATTATTCCCGAGTTCAACGACGCGGTATATGAACAGAACTGGGCATATGCCTACGAAATTCTGGCAACGACCAACAACTTCCCGGAGTTTACAGGTCGTATTTGTCCTGCCCCCTGCGAAGCGTCGTGTGTACTGGGCATTAACAAACCACCCGTTGCCATCGAGTTTATTGAGAAATCAATTGCCGAAGTAGCGTTTGAACGGGGTTATGTGTCGCCAAAACCACCGAAAGAACGGACAGGCAAACAGGTCGCTGTTGTTGGCTCTGGCCCTGCCGGACTAGCGGCTGCCACGCAGATGAATAAAGCGGGTCATTCCGTTACCCTATTTGAACGCGCCGATCAGCTTGGTGGGTTACTCCGCTACGGTATTCCTGATTTCAAACTGGAAAAATGGACCATCGACCGTCGGTTGGCAGTGATGGAAGCCGAAGGCATTACATTCAAAACTAATGTTAATGTTGGCGTCGACATAAAAGCGAACGACCTGCTCGAACAGTTCGATGTGGTGATGCTGACGGGCGGCTCAACTGTTCCGCGCGATCTGCCTATTCCGGGCCGGAACCTCAAAGGGATTTATCCCGCTATGGAATTTCTGAGCCAGCAGAACAAACGCAACGCAAACTTGCCGATAGAAGTCGATCATCAGGGTGCAAAATACGGCGATGGTGAACTGCTGGCGACCCACAAAAACGTGGTTGTCATTGGTGGTGGCGATACCGGCTCCGACTGTGTGGGTACCTCCAACCGGCACGGAGCAGCCAGTGTGACCCAAATTGAGCTGATGCCAATGCCGCCCAAAGACCGGGCCGAAAACACGCCATGGCCTAACTGGCCAATGATGCTTCGTACCAGCACCTCGCACGAGGAAGGCTGTGACCGGCATTGGTCGATCAACACGAAAGAATTTATCGGCGACGAAAACGGTAATCTGAAAGCCCTGCGTATTGTTGATCTGACCTGGAAAAACGAGAACGGACGCATGCAAATGGTTGAGTTACCCGGTTCTGAGCGCGACGTTCCCTGCGAACTTGCGCTGTTGGCCGCAGGTTTCCTGCATCCACAGCACAACGGCTTGCTCGACGATCTGGGCGTTGAGTACGACGAGCGTGGAAACGTAAAGGCCGTAAATTACCAAATGACAACAAACCCAAAAGTTTTTGCTGCCGGGGACATGCGCCGTGGACAATCACTGGTGGTTTGGGCGATCTCGGAAGGCCGCGAAGCCGCCCGTGCCGCCGACTGCTACCTTATGGGCGAAACGACACTCGAAGCCAAAGCTGTTTCGATGATTGCAGTGGATTAA